In Isosphaera pallida ATCC 43644, the sequence AATGGTTCGACCCCAACCATCGCGGACGCCATCTTTGGTACGAGTATCACACCAACGAATCGAGCGACCCGAACACCGTGCTGTTCCACGCTTTGGGAGCTTGGCGGATCAAGCCAGGCTTTCATGATTTGCTGTGGAATCCTGCGTTTGTGGTGCCTGCTGCTCAACTTTTGGGCGGGCCGGTACGGTTCTGGCACGATCAACTTTTTTGCAAGCCTGCGCGGGATGGCGGCGTGGTGGCCTGGCATCAGGACTATTCCTATTGGACCCGCACGGTGCCGATGGCTCACCTGACCTGCTGGATCGGCTTGGACGACTCGACCCAAGCCAACGGCTGTTTGCAATACATTCCCGGCTCGCATCGCTGGAATCTGCTGCCGATCACCGGACTGGCAGGCGACATGAACGCCATTCGCCAGGTGTTGACCGACGACCAGTGGCAACGCCTCAACCAGCCCGTTGCCATTGAACTCCAAAAGGGCGAGGCGGCATTTCATCATCCTCTGCTGATTCATGGCTCGTTTGGCAACCGTTCGGATCGCCCTAGACGCGCGGTGGTGCTCAACGTGGTGCGTGACGGCGTGACCTCGGCGACCGACCAACCGTTGCTGGAGGGAGTGCCGCCGGTACCCCGAGGCCAACCCCTGGGCGGCCGTTTTTTTCCCTTGCTGTACACGCCGTGATTTCTGGCCGCCTCGTTCTCCTGCCCCCGTCTCGTTGGGATGGAGTTCCCCCATGAGCGACGTTTGCCGTCGTCCTGACGGTTCCGAATCGTCCCGTCCGGTCAGCCGGCGATTCTTCCTAGGCACCGCCCTAGCCGTCACCGCCACGACTTGGGCTGCCCCGCGGGCCAAGGCGCGAAGTCTGCGCGCTCACGAGAAACTGAATATCGGGGTCGTCGGCACAGCCAACCGCGGTGCCGCGAACATCAACGGCGTTCAGAGTGAAAATATCGTCGCTATCTGCGACGTGGATTCCCGCTACCTTGCCCAGGCCCAGGAGCGTTTTCCCAAAGCGAAGGCGTACCGCGACTTTCGCAAGCTGCTTGAACAACACGACCTGGATGCGATCGTGGTCAGCACCACCGACCACACCCACGCCTCCCCCTCGGCAATCGCGCTGAACCTGGGCAAGCACGTTTATTGCGAAAAGCCGTTGACCCACTCGGTCCACGAAGCGCGCACCCTGGCCACCCTGGCCAAAGCCCATCCCGAGCTTGCCACCCAGATGGGCACTCAGATCCACGCGGGCGCGAATTACCGCCGGGTGGTCGAACTGATCCGCGCCGGCGCGATTGGGACCATCAAGGAAGTGCATACCTGGGTGGCCAAAAGCTGGGGTGGCGACCACCGTCCCCAGGGCGAGGCGGTGGTTCCAGACTACCTTGACTGGGACCTTTGGCTGGGACCGGCTCCCCAAACGGCGTTCAACCCTGGTTACCACCCGGCCGAATGGCGTCGCTACTGGGCGTTCGGCAATGGCTCGCTGGGCGATATGGGCTGCCATCACATCGACCTGCCGTTTTGGGCGCTGGACTTGACCGCACCGACGACCATCACAGCTGACGGTCCGCCAGTCGATCCTGAAGTCGCTCCGAACCATCTTCAGGTCCGTTACGAGTTTCCCGCCGTGGGCGATCGGCCTGCGTTGAGCCTGACCTGGTACGACGGCGGCTTGCGTCCTGCCCTGTTGAAGCAGCCAGGGATGCCCCGCTGGGGCGACGGCAACCTGTTCGTGGGCGACAAGGGGATGCTCTTGGCCGATTACAGCGACCACCGCCTGCTGCCCGAGGCCGACTTCCGCGAGTTCCAACCGCCCGAACCAACCATCCCCGACAGCATCGGCCACTACAATGAGTGGATCGAAGCCTGCAAGACCGGACGCCCCACCACCTGCAACTTCGTCTACTCGGGGAACCTGACCGAAACCGTGTTGCTGGGAACAGTCGCCTACCGCTGCGGTCAAACCCTGGAATGGGATCCCATCGGCCTGCGCGCTCCCAACTGCTCTAAGGCCGAGGAATTCCTCCGCCGCGATTACCGCGCCGGTTGGACCCTGGGATGACGCCGACTCCTCGTTCCCCAAGACCCACACCGACTCAGTCGCTCCGGCCTTGACAGACTGGGGCG encodes:
- a CDS encoding phytanoyl-CoA dioxygenase family protein codes for the protein MATLTDEVPDLAAIHQPIGDLFPRPDPSDASAWIKWRLSEDQVAHFHEHGYVAGIRLLDDAQVDALRAELQEWFDPNHRGRHLWYEYHTNESSDPNTVLFHALGAWRIKPGFHDLLWNPAFVVPAAQLLGGPVRFWHDQLFCKPARDGGVVAWHQDYSYWTRTVPMAHLTCWIGLDDSTQANGCLQYIPGSHRWNLLPITGLAGDMNAIRQVLTDDQWQRLNQPVAIELQKGEAAFHHPLLIHGSFGNRSDRPRRAVVLNVVRDGVTSATDQPLLEGVPPVPRGQPLGGRFFPLLYTP
- a CDS encoding Gfo/Idh/MocA family protein, which produces MSDVCRRPDGSESSRPVSRRFFLGTALAVTATTWAAPRAKARSLRAHEKLNIGVVGTANRGAANINGVQSENIVAICDVDSRYLAQAQERFPKAKAYRDFRKLLEQHDLDAIVVSTTDHTHASPSAIALNLGKHVYCEKPLTHSVHEARTLATLAKAHPELATQMGTQIHAGANYRRVVELIRAGAIGTIKEVHTWVAKSWGGDHRPQGEAVVPDYLDWDLWLGPAPQTAFNPGYHPAEWRRYWAFGNGSLGDMGCHHIDLPFWALDLTAPTTITADGPPVDPEVAPNHLQVRYEFPAVGDRPALSLTWYDGGLRPALLKQPGMPRWGDGNLFVGDKGMLLADYSDHRLLPEADFREFQPPEPTIPDSIGHYNEWIEACKTGRPTTCNFVYSGNLTETVLLGTVAYRCGQTLEWDPIGLRAPNCSKAEEFLRRDYRAGWTLG